From a region of the Bdellovibrio bacteriovorus genome:
- a CDS encoding M23 family metallopeptidase has protein sequence MTPGWNQLVKIAGCIFFVGALGSCTTFHTPLSREYFKPGGASDARSTASDHSPSIQQQLTFDWPVDRARMTRGFLPKKKRPHLGIDLAAPKGTPILASQSGTVIYAGREFRGYGKMVLIESGDGWATLYAHFDKILVSEGQRVHQGEVIGAMGRTGRATGVHLHFEIRKDRGPIDPLPLLPMSATAKL, from the coding sequence ATGACACCAGGATGGAATCAGCTAGTTAAAATTGCAGGATGCATTTTCTTTGTAGGAGCGTTGGGCTCTTGCACCACTTTTCACACTCCCCTTTCACGCGAGTATTTCAAACCGGGCGGCGCGTCTGACGCTCGCAGCACGGCTTCTGACCACAGCCCTTCGATACAACAACAGTTGACGTTTGATTGGCCCGTGGATCGCGCTCGTATGACACGTGGTTTTTTACCTAAGAAAAAACGCCCTCATTTGGGTATTGATTTGGCCGCTCCTAAAGGAACACCGATTTTGGCTTCCCAATCAGGAACTGTGATCTACGCAGGTCGTGAGTTCCGTGGTTATGGAAAGATGGTATTGATCGAGTCTGGTGACGGCTGGGCAACGCTTTACGCTCACTTTGACAAGATCCTAGTGTCGGAAGGCCAAAGAGTTCACCAAGGCGAAGTGATTGGCGCCATGGGGCGTACAGGACGCGCTACGGGGGTTCATCTACACTTTGAGATCCGCAAAGATCGTGGCCCGATTGACCCGCTACCGCTGCTGCCGATGTCAGCAACTGCAAAACTTTAA
- the glyA gene encoding serine hydroxymethyltransferase: MHSTSQSLAQVDPEILAAINKESDRQQFGLEMIASENYTSRAVMEAQGSILTNKYAEGYPGKRYYGGCVNVDTVESLAIERAKKLFGVGFANVQPHSGSQANMAVYLAACKAGDTILGMDLSHGGHLTHGSPVNFSGLLFKAASYKLDAETGRINYDTIRATAKETQPKLIIAGYSAYPRLLDFAKFKEIADEVGAQLLVDMAHFAGLVATGHHPSPAPYADYITTTTHKTLRGPRGGMILTNSEEKAKTMNSRIFPGIQGGPLEHIIAGKAVAFGEALKPEFKQYSEKVIQNAKALADEMLSLGFKLVTGGTDNHLILVDLSDREITGKVAEHSLDEAGITVNKNTVPNEKRSPFVTSGVRIGTPALTTRGMGPSEMKQIAKWIAQVLNNPEDVAMKSKIHEDVKQLCKQFPIY; this comes from the coding sequence ATGCATTCAACGTCTCAATCATTAGCCCAAGTTGATCCAGAAATTTTAGCGGCGATTAACAAAGAATCAGATCGTCAGCAATTCGGATTAGAGATGATTGCTTCTGAAAACTACACTTCGCGCGCGGTGATGGAAGCTCAAGGTTCTATCCTGACAAATAAGTATGCGGAAGGTTACCCGGGCAAACGCTACTACGGTGGTTGCGTCAACGTCGACACTGTAGAAAGTCTTGCGATCGAAAGAGCCAAAAAACTTTTCGGTGTAGGCTTTGCGAACGTGCAACCGCACTCGGGCTCACAAGCAAATATGGCTGTTTACTTGGCGGCTTGTAAAGCGGGCGACACTATTTTAGGAATGGATCTTTCTCACGGTGGACACTTAACACATGGTTCACCAGTCAACTTCAGTGGTCTTTTGTTTAAAGCCGCTTCGTACAAGTTGGACGCTGAAACAGGTCGCATCAATTATGATACAATCCGCGCAACAGCAAAAGAAACTCAACCGAAGCTCATCATCGCGGGTTACAGTGCGTATCCTCGCCTTCTAGATTTTGCGAAATTCAAAGAGATCGCTGATGAAGTGGGCGCACAGTTGCTTGTCGACATGGCACACTTTGCAGGTCTAGTAGCTACAGGTCACCATCCTTCACCGGCTCCTTATGCAGATTATATCACGACGACAACGCACAAAACTTTGCGCGGTCCTCGTGGCGGCATGATCCTGACAAACTCGGAAGAAAAAGCAAAGACCATGAACTCACGCATCTTCCCGGGTATTCAAGGTGGACCGCTTGAGCATATTATCGCAGGAAAAGCCGTTGCTTTCGGCGAAGCTTTAAAGCCCGAGTTTAAGCAATACAGTGAGAAGGTCATCCAAAACGCGAAAGCTTTGGCTGATGAAATGCTTTCGTTGGGCTTCAAGCTTGTGACTGGTGGCACAGACAATCACTTGATTCTTGTGGATTTAAGCGATCGTGAAATTACAGGTAAAGTGGCGGAACATTCTTTGGATGAGGCCGGTATCACTGTGAATAAAAACACTGTACCAAATGAAAAACGCTCGCCGTTTGTCACAAGTGGTGTTCGTATTGGAACCCCTGCTTTAACTACTCGGGGCATGGGCCCTTCCGAGATGAAGCAGATTGCTAAATGGATTGCGCAAGTTCTGAATAATCCAGAAGATGTCGCAATGAAGTCCAAAATTCACGAAGATGTGAAGCAACTTTGCAAACAGTTCCCCATTTATTAG